TGGATACTTTATATATAATAATATATAAAGTATCCAGATTATAAGGTAAATACACCTTCGCTTTCATAAATACTTGTCGTATCTTCAAAATGATTTTTAATCACTCTATGAAGAGCCATAATAGAGGCTACAACACCATCTATTCTTTTATATGATCTTCTTCTGTCAGGTTTTACAGGAAGATAATTATCTCTACCATCTGTTTTTACTTCACAGCAGCTTATCATCCAATTAAGAACTGCATTATTACCATGTAAAAGTTTTCGTTCATCTATAGTTTTTTCAAATAAAGAAGTTCCTTCAGATAAACCTCCAACAGCAAAAGACTGCCTAACCTGTTCCATTTTGAAGCCTTCGCTTTCTAAGTGTGTTACTATTTCAATAGCTTTCCAAGGGTCATAAGCTATTTCTATAATTTCAAAATATGCAGCATCATTTAAGATTGAAGATTCTATAACATCAAAATCTATTATATCACCGCTTGTTAAAGTAATTAAACCTTGAGAAGCCCATAATTCATAAGGTACTCTGTCCTCTTTAGAACGCTGCCTGATATTTTCTTGAGGCATAAAGAATCGTGGCAGAAGTATATATGGACCATTATCAATAGAATCAAAACATAAAACATAAGCCGCTATATCTCTTGTCGTTGCCAAATCTAAACCAATACATGCCTTCCTGCCTTTTAATTCATTTATATTTATATTTTGATGTGAATAAGATTTAAGCCACCTGTCAGAAGAAATCCAAACCTCGCTTGCCTGTGTCCAAACATTCAAGTTCTTTGTAAGAATATCTGTTCTTTGAATAGGTTTATCTAGTCCTTCTAAAAGCCTAGATTTTAGGTAACTGTCTTTTACAGAAACATTTATATTAGGATTAGCTTGAAAAATAATTTTATTTATTAATTCTTCCTGCTTTGAAACATCTTCATTTTTATTTAACTTTTCTTTATATTCAGACATAAATACCCAAATATCATTGATGTTATCAGGCTCGTATATTATAGTAAAATACTCATCATTATTTAATGAACCTTGTAATACTTGCTTTGCATATTCATATTCAGAAAAACATACTGAAGATTTATCAAATCCAGCCGTAGTAATTATAAATATAAGAGGCTGCCTTCTAGCTCCCATTCCAGATTCAAGAACATTTAATAATTCATTATCAGGATGAGCATGGTATTCATCTACTATAACTAAATGCGGATTTAATCCGTCTTCAGTATTGCTGTCCTGTCCAAGCGGTTTGGATTTTGAGGCAGTATCTTTTTTCTTTGTAATTGTAGAAGTTTGTTTATATGTAATCGCTTCTTTATTAAGAGCTTTTGCTTTTCTTATTTGCCTTTCGCTTTCACTCCATGCAATTTTCGCTTGATCTTTTTTAGTAGCTATATAGTATATTTCAACTCCAGCCTCTGCAGGACTGTCGCAGAAAAAACAATAATTACCAATGCCAGATGCAAAAGTAGTTTTTCCATTCTTCCTGCTCACTTGAACATATGCTTTTTTGTAACGTCTGAGTTTATTTTCCTTTCTTCTCCATCCGAATATACTTGCTATTATAAACTGTTCCCAAGGCTCTAGTATAATATTATGATTTGCCCATTCTCCTTTCGTATGTACTAAAGATTGAATAAAAGTAATAGGACGTTTAGCTTCGTTCTCATCAAAATAAAAAGGATAATCATTATTTTTTGATTTTTCTATATCGTCCAAATGCCTTTTCACAGATAAAAAAGCAGCTTGACAGACTGGTAATTCTTTATTTATAACTTTATTGATATATTCTTCATAAGTATACATCATATTTAACCATTTATCATTTTTTCAAGCGGATCATCCTCTTCTATAGTGTCAGGTGCAGGAACTTTCTTTTTAGAAGCAGGAGTTAAACCGAACTCGGTAAGCATTTTAGTATATGCTGTTATAGCTTTATGATATGCTAAATATTCGCCCATTGTTTGAGAGTTTTTACCTGCTAAATATCCAGCTATAGAACCGCCTTCATTAATCATAGCTTCATAAAGATTCATAGCATCACCATAATGCAGACATAAAAGTTCAAATGCTGATAAATCGGCATCTCCAAGCATATTTTTTTCAGCAAAAATAGGAGCAAGTTCTTTCCATTTTTTTAAAGAATACCCACAAAAATATTCTGGCGGGATTTGGTATTTTTAACGGCTTTTTTTGGCTTATTTTGGGCGTTTTTTGGGGCTTTTTTAGCTTTATCGGGCATTTATACTCCTAATAGTATATTTTAGTTAAAAATATATATTAATAATAAGTAATATAATATTTTATAACTATAAGAAAAAAAATAATTCAGGAGCTTTTTATGGTTAGGAAAGTTGTTATTGGAAACTGTACTTTACTTAAGGGAAATTGTGAAGAGGTTATGGAAGAATTAGAAAGTAATTCTATAAATGCTGTAGCATCAGATCCACCGTATTTATATTTAAAGCATAAACTAGATATACCTTTCAATGAAGATAAAGTATTTGGAGAATGGAAAAGATTATTAAAAAATAATTCTATGATAGCATTTTTTGGAAGAGGAGATGCTTTTTTCAGATGGAACTTAATGCTTGACAAATTAGGTTTCAAGTTTAAAGAAAATGCTGTATGGGAAAAAGAAAATGCTTCTAATTATCTAAATAATTTTTTAAGAATACATGAAGATATTTCTTTTCGCAGTTTAGGGAATGCTAATTTAAGAAAGGAATATGTTGACTATTTAGAATATCAAATTAATAAAAATAAATTAGATAGAATTATAGATATTTGGAAAGGTTTAAGAAGTGCATTAAACAGTAAAGATAAAGATGATGTTATTAAATATATAGAAACAGGCATCAAAGAGTTTAATTATGAAACTAAAAGAAAATATGAAATAACAGCAAGAAAACATCAAGGTGCAAAAAGAGGAGTTAATTTATTTCAGTCAGTAAAAGTTGGAAAAATAGAAACATCTATTATGCGTTGTAATAGAGAGCAGTATCAATATCAGCATCCAACGCAAAAACCTGTTGCTTTAATGGAGAGAATAGTGAAATTAGTTTCAGATGAGAACGATACTATATTAGATCCATTTATGGGCGGAGGCAGTACAGGAGTAGCATGCATTAATACTAATAGGAAGTTTATAGGTATAGAGCTTGATGATGAATATTTTGATACAGCAGTCAAAAGAGTAAGTAAAGCATATCAAGATAAACAAGAGGAGTTGCTTGATAAAAAAGCAGCATAATATAATTATATAATGCTTATATTTCCTTATATTTTTTTATATATTATATGTCTGTAATAAAAAATATAGGGAATTATATAAAAAAATGGCTATTTCCTGATTTTAGCCATATAGATGGAAGTAATTTTTTATCAATTCAAAATGATAAAACTCTATCAGCAGTCAATCCTAATACTGCTTTAACTTTCTCTACAGTATTTGCATGCGTGAGAGTTATAGCTGAAACAATAGCAACTTTACCTCTTTTTGTATATAAAATAAATGGGAATAATAAAGTAAAAGCTAAAGATCATTCTTTATACAGCTTATTACATGACTCACCTAATGAAGAATGCACATCAGTATCATTTATAGAAAGTCTAATCACTCAAATACTTTTGCAAGGCAACGGTTTTGTAGAAGTAGTAAGAGATAATTTCAACAGGGTAACAGAACTTTATTTAATAGATTCTAATAAAATACGCATTTTTAGAAATTCAAACGGCAATAAAATGTTTGAATATTCCGATGACGGAAAAATAATCACTTTATCTCCATTACAAGTTATGCATATAGCAGGACTTGGATGGAACGGAGTGATAGGATACAGTCCAATAGCTATGCTCCGCAAGCAGATAGCTACAGGGCTTTATCAAGATAATTTCGCATTAGATTTCTTTTCTAATGGTGTTAAAAAAGTTCCAATTATTTCACATCCGCAAAAATTAAGTTCAGATGCTAAAAAAAACTTAAAAGAAAGCTTCAGAGAGGCTTGGGAAAAAGGTATAGTTGTTCTTGAAGAAGGAATGAAAATAGAGCCTGTGACAATGAATTTGTCAGATGCTCAGTTTCTGGAAAGCCGAAGATTTTCAGTAGAGGAAATATGCCGAGTGTTCCGTGTACCTCCTCATTTAATCGGTGATTTAAGCAGAAGTACAAATAATAATATAGAACATCAAAGTATAGAGTTTGTTACTCATACCATAAGACCTTGGTGCGTTCGTATAGAAAAAGCATTAAACGGCTATTTATTAAGCGGATTAGAAAGAAAAAAATATAATATAGAGTTTAATTTGGATGGACTTTTAAGAGGTGATACTCTTACAAGACAGCAAGCAAATCAAATCAAATTAAA
The genomic region above belongs to Brachyspira suanatina and contains:
- a CDS encoding terminase TerL endonuclease subunit; the protein is MYTYEEYINKVINKELPVCQAAFLSVKRHLDDIEKSKNNDYPFYFDENEAKRPITFIQSLVHTKGEWANHNIILEPWEQFIIASIFGWRRKENKLRRYKKAYVQVSRKNGKTTFASGIGNYCFFCDSPAEAGVEIYYIATKKDQAKIAWSESERQIRKAKALNKEAITYKQTSTITKKKDTASKSKPLGQDSNTEDGLNPHLVIVDEYHAHPDNELLNVLESGMGARRQPLIFIITTAGFDKSSVCFSEYEYAKQVLQGSLNNDEYFTIIYEPDNINDIWVFMSEYKEKLNKNEDVSKQEELINKIIFQANPNINVSVKDSYLKSRLLEGLDKPIQRTDILTKNLNVWTQASEVWISSDRWLKSYSHQNININELKGRKACIGLDLATTRDIAAYVLCFDSIDNGPYILLPRFFMPQENIRQRSKEDRVPYELWASQGLITLTSGDIIDFDVIESSILNDAAYFEIIEIAYDPWKAIEIVTHLESEGFKMEQVRQSFAVGGLSEGTSLFEKTIDERKLLHGNNAVLNWMISCCEVKTDGRDNYLPVKPDRRRSYKRIDGVVASIMALHRVIKNHFEDTTSIYESEGVFTL
- a CDS encoding P27 family phage terminase small subunit; its protein translation is MLGDADLSAFELLCLHYGDAMNLYEAMINEGGSIAGYLAGKNSQTMGEYLAYHKAITAYTKMLTEFGLTPASKKKVPAPDTIEEDDPLEKMING
- a CDS encoding phage portal protein, producing the protein MSVIKNIGNYIKKWLFPDFSHIDGSNFLSIQNDKTLSAVNPNTALTFSTVFACVRVIAETIATLPLFVYKINGNNKVKAKDHSLYSLLHDSPNEECTSVSFIESLITQILLQGNGFVEVVRDNFNRVTELYLIDSNKIRIFRNSNGNKMFEYSDDGKIITLSPLQVMHIAGLGWNGVIGYSPIAMLRKQIATGLYQDNFALDFFSNGVKKVPIISHPQKLSSDAKKNLKESFREAWEKGIVVLEEGMKIEPVTMNLSDAQFLESRRFSVEEICRVFRVPPHLIGDLSRSTNNNIEHQSIEFVTHTIRPWCVRIEKALNGYLLSGLERKKYNIEFNLDGLLRGDTLTRQQANQIKL
- a CDS encoding DNA-methyltransferase, which translates into the protein MVRKVVIGNCTLLKGNCEEVMEELESNSINAVASDPPYLYLKHKLDIPFNEDKVFGEWKRLLKNNSMIAFFGRGDAFFRWNLMLDKLGFKFKENAVWEKENASNYLNNFLRIHEDISFRSLGNANLRKEYVDYLEYQINKNKLDRIIDIWKGLRSALNSKDKDDVIKYIETGIKEFNYETKRKYEITARKHQGAKRGVNLFQSVKVGKIETSIMRCNREQYQYQHPTQKPVALMERIVKLVSDENDTILDPFMGGGSTGVACINTNRKFIGIELDDEYFDTAVKRVSKAYQDKQEELLDKKAA